The region ATTAAAGTCCAGGTTATCTGGAATTTAAACACTAACTGGGACGGTAGCGATTTAGCCGGCAAGTTAGAGGTGATTGAAAACGTTTGCCTAGTCCAGATAAGCCTAGCCAGTTAGCTGCATGTTAGGAATGAACATTCGATGACAGGCGCAGCGGCGTGAACGTTATTAACGCTTCAAAACCCCCAAACTGAGTTAGGATGATCAATCAAAAGAGCTATGCACGAAGCAAAAACATGTCTTACCTTATCTTCAATTTCGAGAATCATGTTGATGGTGCTTTATTGGCGGTCTGTTACAACACAATAGTAAGCTCCTGTGACAGCAAGCGGCTTTCAGTGTGTGAAGTGACGCCGCCGGGTTTATAAAAGCCGCGCATAAGCCCTGCCCCTCGTGGGCGATCCACGAGTCACCTGCTTGATGGGGATGACAATAGAAACATTATAGCAGCTGCTTAATGCAATGCAAAtgatacattttcatattttatGTGTAGATTAGGCTATTTCTCAAGACTGCAAATGACTTGGGTCATTCAAATGCATGGAATACTTGAACATAGTATTTCCTGGAGTGAATCAAAAGGGACCACAATTGGTTTGACTATATGAATGCTGCATATTGTGTAGGCAACATGTACAATAGTTTATTCCACAAATCACGGTGACTTGACAAATTCCTGGTTTACTACAGAACCAGCAGGGGATTGGTTGAGAGAACCGGTGAGTCAAGAAGCAGGGTCAAATAGCATTGGAGCTGGGAAAGTAATTGCACTTAACATTCAAATCAAATGAGAAAGTAATCTACTCTGTGGATTGATGGACCAAAGTGATCAGAATGAATAAAAAACATTGTAATATTCCCATCAGATGACATTACTGGTATGAATCATGCTTTCCTTCCTTCCTCATGGTTATGTACATGACAGGCTCTCACCATGAGGATTGTCTTATTACAGAAACGAACATCTTGTCACCTGAGCTCTACTGAAATTCAAATCAGTACCTAAAAATAAAGACGTCTCATTCATATCAAACAAAGGGATGTTGTAGACAGCTAAGGGGCGATAGACCTTACACTATTGTTTTGGGATCCACTCAATGACAGCGTAGGAGCACAGGAGCTTCAAAGCCCTGGGTCACATTCATTAGTGCACATCGTAGTAAATGTTTTCAAATGGAAAAGGACTTCTTATTGGACAattccaggtagtccctccctgttttagTCCTTTTTACtgccgtttggtgcctaatgaacatagCCCTTTCTTCCTGCTTTCAAGGAGATGAGAAGCATTAATTATGAGCAGAGTTATTTTTAGAGCTATAGCTTGCAATAAGACAGAACAACCTAGGTCTGTGGTACAGTGTGGCGATGCACATCTTGCCATTACTAAATTACTACTGGGTCGCCTACGAAACACTATCAATTCGTTTGAATCTGATTTGTGAGTAAAACAATGAAGTCAGACAACAAAAGCCATAAAAATACTTTAATACTTCTTACAAAGTAAACATTTGGATTCAAGGACGGACTATGATGTGAATGTGTAATAAGGTTGTGCTACAAATGCACTATAGAAAAATGATTCCAGAATGCAATGTCATGGTTACAGTTTGGCTTTCCTATGGGAATGTTCCTTGAATTCTAATTCTATGATAGAATATCCATTGAAGCCACCTAAACTTTAACAATAGCTTTTCCAATATTGTCTCCCTGCAGCATTCCCATAAAGGCAGCAGGCATGTTCTCAAAGCCTTCAGTGACATGCTCACGACACTGCAGTTTCCCCTGTGGATAAAAACATAACATTAACAGGTCTATAATCTCTGATAGTCAGAcatttcatattgtaaatatgaatAGCTCGAAATGAGATGAAGGCTCACTAGAATAACAGGGTGTACAGCTAACAGACATCTACACAATATGTAAAACATGGTGTCCCGAAATTGTTAACCAATACAGCATTTTCATGAGTCTGAACTTCAGACAGTTTATGTACCCTGGGTACCATCCTGTTTGTGCTAACATTCCCCTCGTTGTATTCCATGTCATAAGCCAAACATGTCAGACAAGGAGTGTAATGTTAGCACAAAACAGGTCTGGATTTCAGGCTAGTTTTTATCCTCAGTACTGTACTTGCCTCCCTCTTCCAGGCCATCAGTCTCCTCAGAGCTTCTTGGTTCTTATGCTCCCACCTGCCCACCAGGAAGCCCTCCATCTTCAGCTGCTTAAAGATCATGGTCAGGTGGGGGTAGGGACctgtccgagagagagagagagagagagagagagagagagagagagagagagagagagagagagagagagagagagagaaagggggagagtaagagagagagagcgataaagaaagggggagagtaagagagagagtgagaaagagaaagagagagagaaagaaagtgacaGAAAATGAGAGCGATGAGAGATattgagagtaagagagagagaaaggaaaagcaAGATGAGGAAAGAGATTATAGAGAGTGTGTCATATAGGCAAAGGAAAACAAAGATCTAATATGCTTCTTAATTCATTTTTATGCAATgaaaccagaggaggctggtgggggagCTATaggatgacaggctcattgtaatggctggaatggcatAAATAGaaccgttccatttattctattccagacattacaatgagaCTGTCAGCTTCTAGCttccccaccagcctccactgaatgAACCATTCAGCTGGTGACAGCATTCTGACTGTAATACTGGCTAATGGCGCCCTCTAGTGGAATATTGAAATGAGCACAGTCAGTGCACAATCTCAACACTCACAGCATATAAAGGTAACACAGCATATAAAGGTAACACAAACTAGAGAGTTATGCAATGTAGAGTTGTGTATATTTGAATGGGTTCTTTAAATGGGCATCTCTGtaaaaaaagagagcgagagcagaCCTGTTTGTGGAGTGGTGTCATTGTATGTTGAGATGCCCCCACACAAGGCTATCCTTCCAAACTCCTTCATCTGAGGGATGGCCACACTAGAGAAAGGGCCTCCCACCTATGAAAACGTGGAAAATTTAAGTTATATCCAGGTAAATATGTTAGGATGAAATACCCGTTACAAAACACTGATAGCGTCCGACACTATATATCTGTCTAATTGATATTAAAACCAGAGTGAAATACTACTTTATAACTAAAAGGTAGCAGCCATatctaacaatataacaagtatcAGAGTGAATTATTATATAACTACTTAATAACACTTTATATAAATACTTTACTACAACCAAATACTTTATAACTACTATATAACCTACGTTCTCAAAGAAGCAGTGGTAGCCGTCAGGTGAGGCAGTCTTCAGGACCTCCTCCAGAGAGCTGACTGTTTTGTAGTTGAAGGCCTCATCAAAGCCCAGCTCCTTGAGGTAGGCCACCTTGGTGTCggaaaagagaaaaagaaaatgAATAAACGAAAAAGTTAAGGAAAAGAAAATGAAACAATTTAACTTAATCAAGTGCTGCTCCCTTTTTTAATCAAAGGATAAGACAAAGAAACAGATGATGACCATTGCATTTTTGCCTCCCAGTCTTTCATTCAAATCCCTTTTTCATTCTTACCTTGGCGTCAGACCCGGTGGAGCCCACCACCCTGCAGCCCTTGATCTTAGCGATCTGGCCCACAGTGGAGCCCACGGCCCCAGCTGCAGCGTTCACCAGGAGGGTGTCTCCAGCCTGCAGCCCCAGCACCTCCTCCAGACCGTACAGGGCTGTTAACCTGCAATCAGATCACAAGGGAATAGAATAAAATACAACTTTATAGTCCGTTGAATACAGTCATTTGTCTTCCAAAGTTTTTCAATTCTCAAACCCCCAGACAAAGAGTGGTGATTCCATATATTGAAAATGGTTAACGAGTGATCAAACAGCGGAGACAACACAAGGTCTGTCAGCCTGTAGTCAGAGCACCATAGGGAGAGCTCTTTAATAAGAAGATTAACCATAGATGTGTCACCCATGTGGTCCAGTGGGAACACTCCCATCAGAAAACACACATGTACAACGCCAATGGTCGTGAGGCCAATCCCCGCCTCAGCCTTTCTCTCCTCCTTGCCCATCTCTCCCATATAATTCTACACCGTCGAAATAAAGCTTTTCAGATACTTAAAAACACAAGCAGTAGCATCAGACAGATGTTCATCTGAATTGTGACTCATTCAAACTGTTTAAAGAGTTCAGCGGAAAAGCGGAACAGGACCGTAAATGGTGACCGGAGACATCTGTGGCCCAAATCTTTGTTTTCATCAAACTCAGAGAAAAACATACAGATGCTTTTCCTGGCAGACTTGAGGTCAACTTTTAATCTGTCATGAAACAGCTGTGTTGCAAATTCTCCAACACTAGCTCTACCCATTTGCTGACAGAATTAACTGTTAGCATCTCTCCTTACCCAGGCCCTTCTTCTGACCTGAAAACATAAATGTTCCACACTTTGTGGCCAGTGGTGATTCATGCCATAGTAACTCGTTTTTTTTTACTCTTCACCCTAGGCAGACGGGTTGCCTCCCACATTAATGTTCTGACATTCTGTACGAGTGCGGTTGCCCTCGGTCCGGGATTCCTGAGACTTTTACCCCAAAATAGAAGCCACTGGCACTCAGGAAGTCCCCCATTCCTTACCCAGGCATGCCGATGGCCCCCAGAGCCAGGGACATGGGGACTTCTTGTGGCCAGTCAGACAGAAGGTGTGTCAGGCCTGTCCCATCAGACACAGTGTGTGTCCTCCAGCCACATCTACCAACCACATGGCACCCGATTGGGAAGGCTGAGTTGTTGCTCTGGATCACCCTAGAAAACCACACgcacaaacaaataaacaaactgaATTAACTAGGGTAGTTGATCATACTTCGAGTGTTGATAACAAGCCTGTGTCAGAAGACTCAGATCGTAAAGTATGCCTAATGAAGAATCTCCCATTGAAAGTGTTTCTAGTCACAGAGAAGGTTTAATCTGGGACTGCGACAACCACCCTCATAGGTCCTAAATTGTTTATCTAGAGACTAATTTGAATACATATGAAATGTCAATGGAAGCCTTTGGGAATTCCGAAACAATCTGCACACATTCACAAAGATACTTTAATGACAGTGTATTCAAGGAAATAAACTCCGTAAAATAATTTTAAAAGCCCTGGGGAGAGAATGAATGCAGGGGACAGTCATTTGGTTGTGTGTACTTATCCAGACAGACTCACTCTCAATAACAAACTTTGTCTGTGAAAACACATTGAACCACTCACTTGTGGCAGGAACAGAACCTCAGAACACACTGCCAAGTGCATTCAATTTGTTCTCTTACAACTGCAGTCACGAATGATAATCTACTGCCTCAGAAATGAATAACAGGTGCAGGACCCATTCTCTTCCAGTAAACGGCAGGCATGCATGTCCTCTCATGGTAGATGAAAGGCAGTTAACTtaggcctgcatcccaaatggcaacgtattccctacatagtgcactgcttttgaccagggcccactagtgcactatgtaggtaatagggtgccatttggacgcGGACCGGTTTATTTTTCTTACTTGGCCACTTGAGTTCCGATCATCACTCCCCCCTCTTTCACACGCAGTCGGCTGAACGGTCTGGAAACAACCACAGGAGAACAATCAGATGAGCTGTTTTCTGTACTGAAATCTACTGAAGAACTGTGGTTTAGCAAAGTCATCATATTCCTTATAGATATCACATTACATGAAACATGACTTAAATGGCAAATGTTAGGGGAATCCAACCCCATCCCCTTTTTCTTTCAGACTTTTCTCCCCTACCTCATGTATGGATCCACACTGAGAAACAGTGCCTCGAGAAGCACCTCTGAAACAGACAAAACAACAACGTATGGCATCACTCATACCAGCTTCAGTCAGGTACAGGAATCTTGTACTCAGTGCAAGTACTGGTCCAGATGATCTAAGTCAACGTGATGAGCTCATCTCCACAGGTGTTAGTTTGTTACCTCCATCTTTAGGCTCTGGCTGCTGCTCCAGCTTCAGCTCAAAGTTGCTGTCCTCCGGGAAGCCTTCAAAGTGACGGGCCAGGACCCAGGTCTTGGATTCAACCATGGTTCTTTGCTTTGGACAACTGTGAAATAATATATTATTTACTTACTTGCTTTCAATACAACTAAAGATCACTCCGAGCCAAAGATCATCTTGGAACCTTTTCTACTTTTGCATCCTACCTTTAGCAACACGTCATGCATACTAATAGGTAGCTCTAAACTAGAGCCAACTAAAACAGTAGGTTGAGATATAAAATAAACTCAAGCTAGAAATGCAAGAGATACATTTAACACCCAGATGCTTCTATCATAACAGGATGACGAGAAACTACAGTACTTCAACAAAAGGACGCATGTTATTCAAAGATTGTTGATCAGCTGGTAAGCATGGTCACAGCAGTCTGTGCAGTAAAGAGTATTGTGCCAGCAAAAACAAGCATGCATTgatttacagtactgtagtagCCTACAGTAGGCTGCTATTTAGAATAGCAAAATTCACATTGATCCCACAGCACTAGGTTAGCTAGATAAAGGACTTGCAGAATCTAGCCGAGTGCTGTGCATTGTTGCCAAATGAATACCGCGCAAGCCCGTATAACAGCGGTCTGTCGACCACCACCACAACAGGTGATGAAACGAGTTAAGCATGTCTCTCTTATCAATGCGTTTGAATGTCATACCTTGTCCAGCAAAACTCACCTCGAATAACTTATAAACAAATCATACGTATAAGGTCACTGTTCTCCATGCAGAATGAAAGAAATATCGAAACGTACCAAGAAACGCGCAAAAGAGCGTGGGCAGGTAGGCTCGACTACTTTCTCATTGGCTGAAGAAGTTGTTAGCGGACGTGGAACGTAATGTTGAGAGGGTGACTGGTTTCGGAGGAGAGCGCGACTATCCCTTTTGTAGCAATGGTGGTAAACGGCACTGCGCAAATTGACAAAGGAATCAAGAAATATCCTAATGATAT is a window of Salmo salar chromosome ssa18, Ssal_v3.1, whole genome shotgun sequence DNA encoding:
- the LOC106577824 gene encoding prostaglandin reductase 1, whose protein sequence is MVESKTWVLARHFEGFPEDSNFELKLEQQPEPKDGEVLLEALFLSVDPYMRPFSRLRVKEGGVMIGTQVAKVIQSNNSAFPIGCHVVGRCGWRTHTVSDGTGLTHLLSDWPQEVPMSLALGAIGMPGLTALYGLEEVLGLQAGDTLLVNAAAGAVGSTVGQIAKIKGCRVVGSTGSDAKVAYLKELGFDEAFNYKTVSSLEEVLKTASPDGYHCFFENVGGPFSSVAIPQMKEFGRIALCGGISTYNDTTPQTGPYPHLTMIFKQLKMEGFLVGRWEHKNQEALRRLMAWKREGKLQCREHVTEGFENMPAAFMGMLQGDNIGKAIVKV